One segment of Cetobacterium sp. NK01 DNA contains the following:
- a CDS encoding desulfoferrodoxin family protein, which yields MKVYEIYKVKENPVLVEVVVADKEDVVIEGLELVKEKTQDASTEKHVPYVEEKEDGYLVKVGKEAAHPMTPEHYIQIIEICVDDFLYRKYLKPGEAPEAYFKVPKGASVCAREYCNIHGLWSN from the coding sequence ATGAAAGTTTATGAAATTTACAAAGTGAAAGAAAATCCTGTATTAGTAGAGGTAGTTGTAGCTGATAAGGAGGATGTTGTAATAGAAGGATTAGAGTTAGTGAAAGAAAAAACTCAAGATGCTTCAACTGAAAAACATGTACCTTATGTAGAAGAAAAAGAGGATGGATATCTAGTAAAAGTTGGAAAAGAAGCAGCACATCCGATGACACCAGAACACTATATTCAAATAATTGAAATTTGTGTAGACGACTTTTTATATAGAAAATATTTAAAGCCAGGAGAAGCACCAGAAGCATATTTTAAAGTTCCAAAAGGTGCAAGCGTATGTGCAAGAGAATATTGTAATATTCACGGGTTATGGAGTAATTAA
- a CDS encoding YeiH family protein — MEAIKENKKSLKETVLDLFKFEDYWAILLATIILIFCVSIYMGSDSQSVLGKAEVYNSIMKSEGEKAPFKTVQWHEAQFDKNSLAIKTSTSQKVKEILGKPKKWVKNPVESIYLSESAAKAKGAPFAQQYEDLKKETISIKNQALAATALAQEKAFADTNLNTAASDLVDKWLISRDKENKMKSKAIVKPYNLIPNLAILLAFIGIYFSVGMKKMGRDREGFLQGFPAVFALATGAYLLGEQETLKAWGLGYVFWGLVLGLIVSNTVGTPKKLLAAAQTEYFIKTGLILLGSTVLVNKVLLIGIPGIFVTWFVTPVVLVLTFGFGDKILKMESKSLNMVMSADMSVSGVSAAIAAAAACKAKKEELTLSVSISIMFTAFMMIAMPMFIKALNMDPVLGGAWIGGTVDSTGAVVAAGEYLGPVARDVAATIKMIQNIIIGVMALGVAAYWSLKVDKSMAEERDFSLKGSLVEIWTRFPKFILGFIGASLVFSGIYGILGIDGSKIIIDKGMVNGLISPLQGWLFCLAFTSIGLSTNFGELSKLFKGGKPITLYIVGKIINLGVTFGAAYLMFHVVFPDITKSLMSL, encoded by the coding sequence ATGGAAGCTATAAAAGAGAACAAAAAAAGTTTAAAGGAAACGGTACTAGATTTATTTAAGTTTGAGGACTACTGGGCAATATTATTAGCAACAATTATACTTATATTTTGTGTATCTATTTATATGGGGTCAGATTCGCAAAGTGTTTTAGGTAAGGCAGAAGTTTATAATAGTATAATGAAATCTGAGGGAGAGAAAGCACCTTTTAAAACGGTTCAGTGGCACGAAGCACAGTTTGATAAAAATAGTTTGGCTATAAAGACATCTACATCACAAAAAGTAAAAGAAATATTAGGAAAACCTAAAAAATGGGTTAAAAATCCAGTTGAATCAATATATTTAAGTGAAAGTGCAGCTAAAGCAAAAGGTGCACCATTTGCTCAACAATATGAGGATTTAAAGAAAGAAACAATATCAATTAAAAATCAAGCGTTAGCAGCAACTGCTTTAGCACAAGAAAAAGCTTTTGCAGATACAAATTTAAATACTGCAGCAAGTGATTTAGTAGATAAGTGGTTAATTAGTAGAGATAAAGAGAATAAAATGAAATCAAAAGCAATTGTAAAACCATACAATTTAATTCCTAATTTAGCGATATTATTGGCATTTATTGGAATTTACTTCAGTGTAGGAATGAAAAAAATGGGAAGAGATAGAGAAGGATTTTTACAAGGATTTCCAGCAGTATTTGCTTTAGCTACAGGAGCTTATTTGTTAGGAGAGCAAGAAACTTTAAAAGCTTGGGGTCTAGGATATGTTTTCTGGGGTCTAGTTTTGGGATTAATAGTTAGTAATACAGTAGGGACACCGAAAAAGCTTTTAGCAGCAGCTCAAACAGAATATTTTATAAAAACAGGATTAATACTGTTAGGATCAACAGTTTTAGTAAATAAAGTTTTATTAATAGGTATACCAGGTATTTTCGTAACTTGGTTTGTAACTCCAGTAGTTTTAGTTTTAACTTTTGGATTTGGAGATAAAATTTTAAAGATGGAGTCAAAAAGTTTAAATATGGTAATGTCAGCAGATATGTCTGTAAGTGGAGTATCAGCAGCAATTGCAGCAGCAGCAGCTTGTAAGGCTAAAAAAGAGGAGCTAACATTATCTGTAAGTATTTCAATTATGTTTACTGCGTTTATGATGATCGCAATGCCAATGTTTATAAAAGCTCTAAATATGGATCCGGTATTAGGGGGAGCTTGGATTGGAGGAACAGTTGATTCTACAGGTGCTGTAGTAGCAGCTGGAGAATACTTAGGGCCAGTGGCAAGAGATGTAGCAGCAACAATAAAAATGATTCAAAATATCATAATTGGAGTTATGGCTTTAGGAGTAGCAGCTTATTGGTCATTAAAAGTTGATAAATCTATGGCTGAAGAAAGAGATTTTTCATTAAAAGGATCATTAGTTGAGATTTGGACAAGATTCCCTAAATTTATTTTAGGATTTATAGGAGCTTCTCTTGTATTTTCAGGAATTTACGGGATATTAGGAATAGATGGATCTAAGATAATCATAGACAAAGGAATGGTTAATGGATTAATATCACCTTTACAAGGATGGTTGTTCTGTTTAGCCTTTACAAGTATTGGATTATCTACGAACTTTGGAGAGTTAAGCAAACTATTTAAAGGTGGGAAACCAATAACTCTTTATATAGTAGGAAAGATTATAAACTTAGGAGTAACTTTTGGAGCAGCATACTTAATGTTCCACGTAGTTTTCCCTGATATAACAAAATCTTTAATGAGCTTATAA
- a CDS encoding OmpA family protein has protein sequence MKNTKLICSVLLAGSLFGACTATGYNSKTTGTAGGAAVGALIGQAIGQDTKGTLIGAGIGALAGLGWGAYKDQQTKELQARLQNTQVKVTDEGNYINLNLPGGVTFPTNGYVIGNGFYGPLNDIASVLNQYPETRIVISGNTDNTGAYSYNMNLSVKRARSVADYLVRRGVNPNRITINGFGPDRPIASNATATGRAQNRRVEIQIFPAY, from the coding sequence ATGAAAAACACAAAACTTATTTGTTCAGTTCTTTTAGCTGGTTCTCTTTTCGGAGCATGTACAGCTACTGGATATAACAGTAAAACTACTGGTACTGCTGGTGGAGCTGCTGTTGGTGCTTTAATAGGACAAGCTATTGGACAAGATACTAAAGGAACTCTTATTGGTGCTGGAATTGGAGCTCTTGCCGGATTAGGTTGGGGAGCGTACAAAGATCAACAAACAAAAGAGTTACAAGCTAGATTACAAAATACTCAAGTAAAAGTTACCGATGAAGGAAACTATATAAATCTTAATCTTCCTGGTGGAGTTACATTTCCTACAAATGGATATGTTATAGGCAATGGATTCTATGGGCCTCTTAATGATATTGCCTCTGTTTTAAATCAATATCCTGAAACAAGAATAGTTATTTCTGGTAATACAGATAACACTGGTGCTTACTCTTATAATATGAACCTATCAGTTAAAAGAGCAAGAAGTGTAGCTGATTATTTAGTTCGTAGAGGAGTAAACCCTAATAGAATTACTATTAACGGTTTTGGTCCAGATAGACCTATCGCAAGCAACGCTACTGCTACAGGTAGAGCTCAAAATAGAAGAGTTGAAATTCAAATATTCCCAGCTTATTAA
- a CDS encoding rubredoxin, which yields MSKHMRCVICDYVYDESVGDPENGVAPGTKWEDVPEDWICPLCYVGKDHFEEM from the coding sequence ATGAGTAAGCACATGAGATGTGTTATATGTGATTATGTTTATGATGAATCGGTTGGAGATCCTGAAAATGGTGTAGCTCCAGGAACAAAATGGGAAGATGTACCAGAAGACTGGATATGTCCACTTTGTTATGTAGGAAAAGATCATTTTGAAGAGATGTAA
- a CDS encoding YebC/PmpR family DNA-binding transcriptional regulator: protein MAGHSKWSNIKHRKGAQDAKRGKLFTKLGKELTIAAKEAGGDPNFNPRLRLAIDKAKAANMPKDNLERAIKKGTGELDGVDYMEIRYEGYGPEGTAFIVEVVTDNKNRSASEVRTAFSRRNGNLGTDGAVSWMFQRKGEIIVASEGVDADELMMAALEAGAEDVKEEDGEFTVLTDSAECNTVAEELKKAGYNVTEAEVAMIPDNKVQITDLDTAKKVMALYEALDDLDDVNDVYSNFDISDELLEQL, encoded by the coding sequence GTGGCAGGACATAGTAAATGGTCTAATATAAAGCATAGAAAAGGTGCTCAAGACGCTAAAAGAGGAAAACTATTCACAAAATTAGGAAAAGAGTTAACGATAGCAGCTAAGGAAGCTGGAGGAGATCCTAACTTTAATCCTAGATTAAGACTTGCAATAGATAAAGCAAAAGCTGCTAATATGCCAAAAGATAACCTGGAGAGAGCTATCAAAAAAGGTACTGGAGAACTTGATGGTGTGGATTACATGGAGATTAGATATGAAGGGTATGGTCCAGAGGGAACAGCTTTCATAGTTGAAGTTGTAACTGATAATAAAAATAGATCAGCTTCAGAAGTAAGAACTGCATTTTCTAGAAGAAATGGAAACTTAGGTACAGATGGTGCTGTATCATGGATGTTCCAAAGAAAAGGAGAAATTATTGTTGCATCTGAAGGCGTAGACGCAGATGAGCTAATGATGGCTGCTTTAGAAGCTGGTGCGGAAGACGTTAAAGAAGAAGATGGAGAATTTACTGTTTTAACAGATTCAGCAGAGTGTAATACAGTTGCAGAAGAATTGAAAAAAGCTGGGTACAATGTAACTGAAGCTGAAGTTGCAATGATTCCTGATAATAAAGTTCAAATTACTGATTTAGATACAGCTAAAAAAGTAATGGCATTATATGAAGCGTTAGATGATTTAGATGATGTTAATGATGTTTATTCAAACTTTGATATATCAGATGAATTATTAGAGCAATTATAA
- a CDS encoding FMN-binding protein: protein MNKESLRKKLVLAFVVIGILLGIYEANKPGPLVVEGTSTGYNGDLTVKLQVKPKGEGFKIIGFDVIHQDTPPIADPAIDVVKTYILKNQNTEFDVVSGATYTSEGVREATKNAIEKIK, encoded by the coding sequence ATGAATAAAGAATCTTTAAGAAAAAAGTTAGTATTAGCTTTTGTAGTAATTGGAATATTACTGGGAATATATGAAGCGAATAAGCCAGGACCGTTGGTTGTAGAAGGAACATCGACAGGTTATAATGGAGATTTAACAGTAAAGTTACAGGTGAAACCAAAAGGTGAAGGTTTTAAAATAATAGGATTTGATGTAATACATCAAGATACACCACCAATTGCAGATCCAGCTATAGATGTTGTAAAGACATATATTTTAAAAAATCAAAATACAGAATTTGATGTAGTTTCAGGAGCGACTTATACATCTGAAGGTGTAAGAGAAGCTACTAAAAATGCAATTGAAAAAATAAAGTAA
- a CDS encoding uracil-DNA glycosylase family protein yields the protein MEEIQKILEELKFEIGTTDALKDTKEKIVLGTGNFTGNVLFIGDDVNLYIDENFKVKPGSSGEFLIKLCDIVGLLPEDYYITTLTKSEKNYRELEEKDKRDLKEYLMVQISLMNPKVIVSLGQDVAELLLEREFKFLQEKGKVMNWKGDIKLLVTYDANFAKKSRDDGGKRAKVAVDFWGDLKTIKNLIEEI from the coding sequence ATGGAGGAGATTCAAAAAATATTGGAAGAGCTAAAGTTTGAAATAGGGACAACAGATGCTTTGAAAGATACTAAAGAAAAAATTGTTTTAGGAACAGGAAATTTTACTGGAAATGTTCTTTTTATAGGAGATGACGTAAATTTATATATAGATGAAAATTTTAAGGTAAAACCGGGTTCTAGTGGAGAGTTCTTAATAAAACTTTGTGATATAGTTGGATTATTGCCGGAGGATTACTATATTACTACACTTACAAAATCAGAGAAAAATTATAGAGAGTTAGAAGAAAAAGATAAAAGAGATTTGAAAGAGTATTTAATGGTTCAAATATCACTTATGAACCCTAAGGTTATAGTGTCCTTAGGACAAGATGTAGCAGAGCTTTTACTTGAAAGAGAATTTAAGTTTCTTCAAGAAAAGGGTAAAGTTATGAATTGGAAAGGCGACATAAAATTGTTAGTGACATATGATGCAAATTTTGCTAAAAAATCAAGGGATGATGGTGGAAAAAGAGCTAAAGTAGCAGTGGATTTTTGGGGAGATTTAAAAACAATAAAAAATTTAATAGAGGAGATCTAG
- a CDS encoding GNAT family N-acetyltransferase, whose translation MRVVEVQSKDRELIEKIYLNELESFGVMGGADMWMIMSFIRYGKLYTLVDEKDNLLSVAQYQGVIGKQEAFLYGFSTSLKERGKGYGKILLKDTHRKLKDIGIKKIYLTVDPQNKIAINMYEKEGYKIEELQQDEYGRGVHRYLMMKKLM comes from the coding sequence ATGAGAGTGGTAGAAGTGCAATCAAAAGATCGAGAATTAATAGAAAAGATATATTTGAATGAGTTAGAAAGTTTTGGAGTTATGGGTGGAGCTGATATGTGGATGATTATGAGCTTTATACGATATGGTAAACTTTATACTTTAGTGGATGAAAAGGATAATTTGTTGTCAGTTGCTCAATATCAAGGGGTCATTGGAAAACAAGAAGCTTTTTTATATGGATTTTCAACTTCTTTAAAGGAAAGAGGAAAGGGATATGGAAAAATACTTCTGAAAGATACTCATAGAAAATTAAAAGATATAGGAATAAAAAAAATCTACCTCACTGTAGATCCTCAAAATAAAATAGCTATAAATATGTATGAAAAAGAAGGGTATAAAATAGAAGAATTACAACAAGATGAGTATGGTAGAGGAGTTCATAGATATTTAATGATGAAAAAGTTAATGTGA
- the truA gene encoding tRNA pseudouridine(38-40) synthase TruA, with protein MVRNIKLTYSYDGSEFYGFQRQPNLRTVQGELEKVLKIVFKIEIDLVSAGRTDRGVHAKKQVSNFFTTSKIPLEKIRKILNDLLPKDIFILEVEEMDVEFSSRFSATYRAYEYYIGEEKNPFQSRYVTFVEESLDLNRLNNIVTPLVGRHNFSNFRLSDCGSNTTIRDIYEAKFQRVDEKTIKLYVKGNAFLKSQIRIIVGTVLAVYFEKKPKNYLIEMLNNPDVHYPKIVAEPNGLHLFDIGY; from the coding sequence TTGGTAAGAAATATAAAATTGACATATAGTTATGATGGAAGTGAGTTCTATGGCTTTCAAAGACAACCTAATTTAAGAACTGTTCAAGGAGAGCTAGAAAAAGTTTTGAAAATAGTATTTAAAATTGAAATTGATTTAGTTTCAGCAGGTAGAACAGATAGAGGGGTTCATGCTAAAAAGCAAGTTTCTAATTTTTTCACGACTTCAAAAATACCTTTAGAAAAAATAAGGAAAATTTTGAATGATCTTCTGCCTAAAGATATTTTTATTTTAGAGGTTGAGGAGATGGATGTAGAATTTAGTTCAAGATTTTCTGCTACATATAGAGCTTATGAATACTATATCGGTGAGGAGAAGAATCCGTTTCAATCGAGATACGTGACTTTTGTAGAAGAGAGTTTAGATTTAAATAGATTAAATAATATAGTTACACCTTTGGTTGGAAGGCATAATTTTTCTAATTTTAGACTTTCAGATTGTGGAAGTAATACTACTATTAGAGATATATATGAAGCTAAATTTCAAAGAGTTGATGAAAAAACTATTAAATTATATGTAAAAGGAAATGCCTTTTTAAAATCTCAAATAAGAATAATTGTTGGAACAGTGTTGGCTGTTTATTTTGAAAAAAAACCAAAAAATTATTTGATAGAGATGTTGAATAATCCAGATGTTCATTATCCTAAAATAGTTGCAGAACCTAATGGACTACATCTATTCGATATAGGATATTAG
- a CDS encoding MBL fold metallo-hydrolase — translation MKLAVLGSGSKGNSIFLETDNINLLIDAGFSGKKIEEQLKKIGVDICNIDGILITHEHGDHIQGAGIISRKYDVPIYITKESYEAGVLKLGKIKDENLRFINEAFWVGESMVYPFDVMHDAERTIGFRIEESSGSKVAIATDLGYIDNTVRESFRDVDVMVIECNYDYHKLMECSYPWDLKARVKSRNGHLSNNDCARFVKEMHHENLKKVYLAHMSKDSNDPKIAIDAVLDELLRHNIDISIEIAHQDICSELIKF, via the coding sequence ATGAAGTTAGCAGTACTAGGAAGTGGAAGTAAAGGAAATTCTATATTTTTAGAAACTGATAATATAAACTTATTGATAGACGCAGGATTTAGTGGAAAAAAAATAGAGGAGCAATTAAAGAAAATAGGAGTAGATATTTGTAATATAGATGGGATTTTAATAACTCATGAGCATGGAGATCATATTCAGGGTGCAGGTATAATATCTAGAAAATATGATGTTCCAATCTATATTACAAAGGAAAGTTATGAAGCGGGAGTTTTAAAGCTAGGAAAAATAAAAGATGAAAACTTAAGATTTATAAATGAAGCTTTTTGGGTTGGAGAAAGTATGGTTTATCCATTTGATGTAATGCACGATGCTGAAAGAACGATAGGTTTTAGAATAGAGGAAAGTTCAGGTAGTAAAGTTGCAATAGCAACAGACTTGGGGTACATTGATAATACTGTTAGAGAATCCTTTAGAGATGTGGACGTAATGGTTATAGAGTGTAATTATGATTATCATAAGTTAATGGAATGTTCTTATCCATGGGATTTGAAAGCTCGTGTAAAAAGTAGGAATGGACATCTTTCAAACAATGATTGTGCAAGATTTGTAAAAGAGATGCATCATGAGAATTTAAAAAAGGTGTATTTAGCTCATATGAGTAAAGATAGTAATGATCCTAAAATTGCTATTGATGCAGTTTTAGACGAACTACTGAGACACAACATAGATATATCAATAGAGATAGCTCATCAAGATATATGTAGTGAATTGATTAAGTTTTAG
- a CDS encoding glycosyltransferase family 9 protein — translation MKILVVRFKQIGDAILSSVICKSLKETYPEAKIDYVLYDHVAPLFEHQEYLNKVISISKEEQKNPFKYLKKVWNVTRADYDIVIDIMSTPKSEAFTFFSKKAKYRIGRWKPKRGYTYTHSIPEPSSEYDKAEKFLKMLDPLVNDGIDVKLDKNYSLTFLEEEKEELRERMIQAGVDFSKIIIPLAINSRREPKVYPVDLMRELAKKILDTFNCQIILYYSPNEKEFAKKFHEALNWDKRIISDINTKSIRELGSLLSNCDIFVGNEGGPRHLAQAIDIPSFAIFSPGSSKRDWLSRDNKRHEGIEPKEILSDETYENLSYEEKYRLITPDIILDKVKEKMLLVPKYIEKK, via the coding sequence ATGAAGATTTTAGTGGTTAGATTTAAACAAATTGGGGATGCAATACTCTCTTCTGTAATATGTAAAAGTTTAAAAGAGACATATCCAGAAGCAAAGATAGATTACGTTTTATATGATCATGTAGCACCACTATTTGAGCATCAAGAATATTTAAATAAAGTTATATCGATTTCTAAGGAAGAGCAAAAGAATCCTTTTAAATACTTGAAAAAGGTTTGGAATGTAACAAGAGCCGATTATGATATTGTTATAGATATAATGTCAACTCCTAAAAGTGAAGCATTTACATTTTTCTCTAAAAAAGCTAAGTATAGAATAGGAAGATGGAAACCTAAAAGAGGTTATACTTACACTCATAGTATTCCTGAACCTTCAAGTGAATATGATAAAGCTGAGAAATTCTTAAAAATGTTAGATCCACTTGTAAATGATGGTATAGATGTAAAGCTAGATAAGAATTATTCTTTAACATTTTTAGAAGAAGAAAAAGAAGAGTTGAGAGAAAGAATGATACAAGCAGGGGTAGACTTTAGTAAAATAATTATCCCTCTTGCTATAAATTCAAGGAGAGAACCTAAAGTATATCCAGTTGACCTAATGAGAGAGTTAGCAAAGAAAATTTTAGATACGTTTAATTGTCAAATAATTTTATATTATTCTCCAAATGAAAAAGAGTTCGCTAAAAAATTTCATGAAGCTCTTAATTGGGATAAAAGAATAATTTCGGATATAAACACAAAGAGTATCAGAGAACTAGGATCTCTTCTTTCAAATTGTGATATTTTTGTGGGGAATGAAGGTGGACCAAGACATTTGGCTCAAGCCATAGATATACCAAGTTTTGCTATATTTAGTCCAGGATCTAGTAAAAGAGATTGGTTATCTAGAGATAATAAAAGACATGAAGGAATAGAACCAAAAGAGATTTTATCAGACGAGACATATGAAAATTTATCATATGAAGAAAAATATAGATTGATAACTCCTGATATAATTTTAGATAAAGTAAAGGAAAAAATGTTGTTAGTGCCCAAATATATTGAAAAAAAATAG
- a CDS encoding DUF4402 domain-containing protein translates to MALILTLFLLTFTSIFSSNTSEKNMDIKATVIKPLRVIHNGDINYGKIIQGSTHSTTRHIFTIYGEPKQDVDITLNEKNINAQKNSIPLIHKENNSQTLSVQLKNEKNDGNDTKLNEKGEYRYSFDTELIVPPNALVGDYSGTLTMKVRFK, encoded by the coding sequence ATGGCATTAATTTTAACTTTATTTTTATTAACTTTTACCAGTATATTTTCTTCTAATACTTCAGAAAAAAATATGGATATAAAGGCAACTGTTATAAAACCTTTACGAGTTATTCACAATGGTGATATAAACTATGGAAAAATAATTCAGGGTTCTACCCATTCAACTACAAGACATATTTTTACAATCTATGGAGAACCAAAACAAGATGTTGATATAACTCTTAATGAAAAAAATATAAACGCTCAAAAAAATTCTATTCCCCTTATTCATAAAGAAAATAATTCTCAAACTTTAAGTGTTCAATTAAAAAATGAAAAAAATGATGGAAATGATACAAAATTAAATGAAAAAGGAGAATATAGATATTCTTTTGACACTGAACTTATAGTCCCTCCTAATGCACTTGTTGGTGATTATTCCGGAACTTTAACTATGAAAGTAAGATTTAAATAG
- a CDS encoding Fur family transcriptional regulator, whose amino-acid sequence MYIENIGEHLKIHDIKPSYQRMKIFEYLLENKTHPTVDEIYKALCPEIPTLSKTTVYNTLNLFIEKGIAKVITIEENETRYDVDTHVHGHFKCVECKKVYDIPVVIDQLITGNMKEFKIDEYHVYFKGICPHCQNK is encoded by the coding sequence ATGTATATTGAAAATATAGGTGAACATCTAAAAATACATGACATAAAACCTTCATATCAAAGAATGAAAATATTTGAATATTTGTTAGAGAATAAAACTCATCCAACTGTAGATGAGATTTATAAAGCTTTATGTCCTGAGATTCCTACTCTTTCAAAAACTACAGTTTATAATACATTAAATCTTTTTATAGAAAAAGGGATAGCTAAAGTAATAACAATAGAAGAAAATGAAACGCGATATGATGTTGATACACATGTACATGGACACTTTAAATGTGTAGAGTGTAAAAAAGTGTATGATATTCCAGTTGTAATAGATCAACTTATAACAGGAAATATGAAAGAATTTAAAATAGATGAGTATCATGTTTATTTTAAAGGAATTTGTCCTCATTGCCAGAATAAATAA
- a CDS encoding bifunctional metallophosphatase/5'-nucleotidase: MNKNLKVFGLMGLVLALSACKVLPPKDGEYEMTLVHVNDVHGRAKEGKYDGVGLARVATIAKALEQDKNNGKVLLIDAGDTMHGTTFATLTKGESMVETLNAAGLDYATLGNHDFNYGQDRLEELLSMQKYKTLAANVVDKTTGKPIAGTYDIKKIDGKKVGFFGLATPETYFKTNPNNVKNITIADPISTAKSVVAQMKKEGVKFIVVISHLGDDESTAKKLQSIGLAEAVPEIDLIIDGHSHTELKEKKVVNGVTIVQTGEYAKNVGVVKVDFDKLKNKIEAIDYTLYTKNVIMNGDNPVPEDAKVKATIDEISRKQEMITSVKVGESPILLQGDRAYVRTGETNLSQLITDAMLWKTGADVALTNGGGIRASINPGEVTVGDVISVLPFGNYVITKEVKGSDLQKAVENGIRSYPESLGAMAQVAGMTVKFNVKNPAYRRILEIKVGNEKLDPNKTYVVATNDFMAAGGDGYSSLANGKELGHYPALDEVLIEYIQKVGLDGRDKVVPRLIPKK, translated from the coding sequence ATGAATAAAAATTTAAAAGTTTTTGGTTTGATGGGATTGGTTTTAGCCCTTTCGGCGTGTAAAGTATTACCACCAAAAGATGGGGAATATGAAATGACTCTAGTTCATGTAAATGATGTTCATGGAAGAGCAAAAGAGGGGAAATATGATGGTGTAGGGTTAGCTAGAGTAGCAACAATAGCTAAAGCCTTAGAACAGGATAAAAATAATGGAAAAGTTTTACTTATAGATGCTGGAGATACAATGCATGGAACAACTTTTGCGACATTAACAAAGGGAGAATCTATGGTTGAGACATTAAATGCTGCAGGACTTGATTATGCAACATTGGGAAATCATGATTTCAACTATGGACAAGATAGATTAGAAGAGTTATTATCTATGCAAAAATATAAGACATTAGCAGCAAATGTTGTAGATAAAACAACAGGAAAGCCAATAGCGGGAACATATGATATAAAAAAAATAGATGGTAAAAAAGTTGGTTTCTTTGGATTAGCAACTCCTGAAACATATTTTAAAACAAATCCAAATAATGTAAAAAATATAACAATAGCTGATCCAATATCAACTGCGAAATCAGTTGTGGCTCAAATGAAAAAAGAGGGAGTTAAATTTATTGTCGTTATATCTCACTTAGGGGACGATGAGAGTACAGCTAAGAAATTACAAAGTATAGGATTAGCTGAAGCAGTACCTGAAATAGATTTAATCATTGATGGACATAGCCATACTGAGTTAAAAGAGAAAAAAGTTGTAAATGGAGTAACAATAGTACAAACTGGAGAATATGCTAAAAATGTTGGAGTTGTAAAGGTAGATTTTGACAAATTAAAAAATAAAATTGAAGCTATCGATTATACTTTATATACAAAAAATGTAATTATGAATGGAGATAATCCAGTTCCAGAAGATGCTAAGGTAAAGGCTACAATAGATGAGATTTCAAGAAAGCAAGAGATGATAACAAGTGTAAAAGTAGGAGAGTCACCAATTTTATTACAGGGAGATAGAGCATATGTTAGAACAGGAGAAACAAATCTTTCTCAACTTATAACAGATGCAATGTTGTGGAAAACAGGAGCAGACGTGGCATTAACAAATGGTGGAGGAATTAGAGCATCTATAAATCCAGGAGAAGTGACTGTAGGAGATGTAATCAGTGTATTACCATTTGGAAATTATGTTATAACAAAAGAAGTTAAAGGATCAGACTTACAAAAAGCTGTTGAAAATGGAATAAGATCTTACCCAGAATCTTTAGGAGCAATGGCACAAGTTGCTGGAATGACAGTTAAATTTAATGTTAAAAATCCAGCATATAGAAGAATTTTAGAAATAAAAGTAGGAAATGAAAAGTTAGATCCAAATAAAACATATGTTGTTGCGACAAATGACTTTATGGCAGCTGGAGGAGATGGATATTCATCTTTAGCTAATGGAAAAGAATTAGGACATTACCCGGCTTTAGATGAAGTTCTAATTGAATATATTCAAAAAGTTGGATTAGACGGTAGAGATAAGGTAGTTCCAAGATTGATACCAAAAAAATAG